The following nucleotide sequence is from Echeneis naucrates chromosome 17, fEcheNa1.1, whole genome shotgun sequence.
GCTTCATGACTCTTGCatcaattgaaacaacactgtatatataattctttattattatgtttataTAATTCTATTTCCTTATAAAACATTGTTTAACTGACAGTATCCACAAGTAAGCACACAATGTGTAAACTCATGAAGATATATTTATGATTACATCAATGCTACAATATATTATCAAATATATTGTTCCTTGTTGCTTAATGAAAGATTTATAAATGCTTCACATAATCAGTCAGTTATTAACAAATATTTGATTAAACTGAATTactattaataaaatatttgtgtgtgattCTAGCCACATTATAACATTTAGATGATTATTATAACTCAATTAGTGTTGAGGTTTTTCTAAATGCTAGAATAAAGTCTTCATGGGTGAGgattttaaacaataatttgAGTTTTCTGTTCTTCGtacataaataacatacatacatttagCATGTCTAAGCAAACCAAATGGAGCATAGtctgattagatttttaaaaGATGCTGAATGTTTCAGACAAGTTGACATACAAACCACTGTCAGTCTTTCTCTCGGTGTTTTTCAGTGACCTGTCTCACAGTAACCAATATATACAGTCTCTGGCTCTGTGCACACTGGCCTGTATGGGCTCAGCTGAGATGTGCAGAGATCTGGCACCAGAGATCGACAGGCTGCTCCGAGCCTCCAACTCGTATATTAAAAAGAAGGTGGGGACTTGAACAGAGATAAGTGATGTTTATTTAGTGACACTGAACAATAGTAGTGTTACTGTATGTTGTTGTTTACGACTAATCAAACCCTATTAAGTCTTTCACATTACAAGTCATTtatgtttctccttttctctgaaaGAGCTCAGTAAGATGTTGTTTAATATctagtgaaaaacaaaatgtcagatttttctAAAAGAGACATTAAGCCTCTGCCATAAAAAAAGAACTCCATtatcaaatatttattcatttaacatGGGCTGATCCATGAATTTACCACTCTTTCACCGTCTCAGCACTGTGGCATTATCACTTGTAAATGCAGTTGTACAAAGATTTCAAACCTTTCGTCAGGAGTAAAGCTAACAAGATCCAACTGTCCTCTGCTCTGTAATaatgtaatgatgtaatgatgtaatgatgtaatgGGCTGATGCCTTGCTCCACTCTTCTTTCAGGCTGCTCTTTGTGCTGTTCACATTGTGAGAAAAGTCCAAGATCTGGGGGAGCTTTTTGTCCCAGCTGCTCGATCTCTTCTTACTGAGAAGAATCACGGTCAGTTGTTTTTCAATCAGTTagccaatcaatcaatcaatcagtcattcattctttttttttgttacagtttTCAGTCTATATACATGAAgataaaacaaagaacaaaacctGACAACCaatatgaatgtgaaataaacagtaaatagcgaaaaagtaaaatggatgtgtgtaaaagcaaaataagcataccgtaatttccggactatagagcgcacctgaatataaggCGCACCCActaaatttaaagataaaaacagttttgtacatatataggccgcacttgtttataagccgcaggtgtcggaaatatgggaggaaatggcatatggcaggaataATGTTACACGaaaagattttgccttttcgccagatcgattgactttaacttgaaagctgcatcatacacattactttgtgtgttttccatgataagggtgtgtgcatgaagcgcaaaataaatgactgatctgaagaatttagtgcATTTAGTCATTTACATTGCACATAGGTCAGCTAGATAGCATGATAATAATGTACATGCTTCATATTATTACACATGTATGGGATACCACATGTGTGAAGTTTGTCATATAGCCTGATCACTCATAAAAACCTGTCAGAAATCTGGAAGTGCACGTTTTTAAGGAGAGGCTTTCAGAGGGTAACAAGGTGAAATGATGGTTACCTGGAAGAGATTAGTCTCTGTGAGGTTTGAACCAGACAAGACAGagctgggattttttttttttttggggggggggcactctCACCAATTGGCAAACTTGTTACATATGTACTATTTACAaatattgtctttgtttttcccaCTTAAACCCCCAGGCGTGTTACATGGTGCTGTGGTACTCATTACTGAGCTGTGTGAGAACAATCCCGAGACACTTGAAAGGTTCAGGAAGGTATGAGGGACGCAAGCATACCCTGACCTGAGTCCAGTGTGGCTACGCGTGCAGTGTgttgcaatgtgtgtgtgtgtgctgtgtgtatttcagACAGTGCCAGATCTGGTTCAGATAATGAAAAGTCTGGTCATTTCCGGTTATTCTCCAGAGCATGACGTGGCAGGAATCAGTGATCCTTTCCTACAGGTCAGCCACTTTCCCTCATTTCTAATGCTCATCTCATATCACATGTCTGAAATGCTTTATTAACCACATAATATTGGAGATACTTTAAGCTGATCCAAAAATCAACATGTATCTTATCTTGGAAGCACCTGAAACTTTTGATCTCTCAGGAAATGGATTTGAAAGCAGTGCAAACGCCATATGTGATTTATGCATTTGTTTCCAACATCAGATGAGAAATCTTCTTTTCCTTACTTAagttttatttgtgtcattAGCATCCCTCATGTCATGCATCCACCTGTTTCTGCTGGTCTTCAGGTACGGATCTTGAGGCTGCTGAGGATCCTTGGCCGCAACAATGAAGCAGCCAGTGAAGCCATGAACGATTTACTTGCTCAGGTAGATTATTCTCTCCCAGATAACCTGTTTTATTACTTGCAAGTTTCTTATTATTTtagcttcatgtttttttttattttgtagccAGGGTGGACTATCataagatcttttttttttttctcctccaaaatTTTCTGATGGGGGAATTCTACTAGTGTTTAGATTTATTCCAAACAAAGACCACATCATCTCCTATGCCAGAGTATTAGTATAAAAAGCCCTTACATCTGAGAACCTATCtatctttttattgtttgatgGCAGGAACAGGCAAGAATTATAATTTATTCAAGAATGCTTTTAAtctgacagtttgttttatttgatttgggGTTGTGTGAGGCGCTTAAATAAAGTCCAAGCATTATTCATAGAAGATTCAGCTTGACATGCTGTTTGtttagagaagcagcaggagcaccAGCACAGAAGCTGAGCAACATGCTGCTGTGAACAGGACATCTTAAAAAATATACtttagcttcttctttttttttttaaactgcccACTTACAAAAAAGCCAGTAACATTTCGAGTTTTGCCTTCACTTAGTTCTGTGTGATGTGTGGTGTAATTCAATGGCTGCCATGGGTGCAGCTCAGCCTGGGAATATGAGATGTCAAATAATGTTATTACGTgttttgttcctgctgctgctttgaactGATGATTACCACTTTTCTGTTAATGTTGCACAACTTGGGTAAATGGGTTAGTGATGTATGACTAATagattgatgtgtgtgtgtgacttgcCACACAGGTGGCGACCAACACTGACAGCACTAAGACCGTGGGCAACGCTGTGCTGTATGAGACTGTACTCACTGTGTTAGACATCAAGTCAGAGAGTGGACTCAGGGTGAGAGAATCTCTGCACCTCTCACTGTGTTTCAGCACATTATGACACAGGAAACAGTGTTGACAAAAACGCAAACGTTTAATTTCACCTGTACCATAGGTCCTGGCAGTGAACATCCTGGGAAGGTTTCTCCTGAACAACGACAGAAACATTCGGTCAGTGCCGCATCCTTGAGTTCCTTCATTCGTCCTGTTTATCTTTCCCTTGCAAATCTCTCCCCTGACTCTTTCTTCATGTATTACTCTCCCATTTCTTAAAGTAATTTGCCCTTGCCTGTTACACAAGTCAAAACAGCAAACTCACTGCAGGCAGAGTCAGAACCCACCGAACTGGCTGTTATCAGTCTGAGCTCACTAATCACGTTCCCTGGAGTCTTTCCTCTACAGCTACACCAGAAGGTCACCGTCTGCCAGTTTGTGCTGATCTCAGTTTTTGGCCATCAGGTAGTGAGGAGGCCCGCTTACAGGCTCCCCAGGgttttttatgttactattttTTAGCTTTGTCTCCAGAGGGACCATGTGACAAACAGGCCTGTCTTCTCTGTGTGACAACAATAGCCTCTGTTTATTCCTGTGAGATAACTAGATAATATCTCTCCTGTGCTTACATAAATACTTGATCAGCGCATGAGGAATTTCAAGTGGTAACATACATAATTTATCTGGTTATAATGAGAAAGTTATGTTTATACAGCTCTGAAAATGAATCTCTTTTGTTGAAGCTGTGTAAAGTTGCAGGCTATAAAACTAGCTGATAGAAATTATTTAGCAGGATTATTTGATAGATATGCTGTGctgcaccacacacactgaccttgGTGTAGTTCGGAGCGAATGCGGCTCACTCTCACTACTTCATAAAGGAGAATGAAGCTTAAAACCTGGCATCCTTTATTTTTGgtcatttgtttatatatttccaGGTACATTGCCATGACCTCTCTTCAGAAGATTGTAGGGACAGATCACATTGCTGTGCAGCGCCACAGGGGGACCATAGTGGACTGCCTTAAGGACCAAGATGCATCAGTCAAACGgtaacattttaatcaaatttatcagttcattttaaagtgGAAATCAGTCAAATTCCTTAAATGTACAGCTCATCAAAGAGCAAGGTAGAAGTGTCCTCATAAAATGTGGTCTTTGGCCTGTAATACAGTATCTTTGTAATAACTCGCTAATAAGCgattttctttaaatttggcATAAATATTCAGCAGGATgagcaaaaaaatgttttggccCATAATACATGAAGCACACAGGAGGTATGACAAAAACTCAAGCTTTAATTTAAACCTAAGAATaagcatttaaaaatactttcccaaaggtcaaaggtcaacttcagTGGGGCATTTTAAAGTGTTGTAAAAGCCCCTTCCACCATTATTCAAGACTATTACAGTAAGACCATATATCCTACCACagacaaagttttattttatgtttgagATATTCTCCAACGCTCTAACCAAAGATCATAAATCCATCCTAGATGTCAGTGgtgcataaaaaacaaaaccaagggACAAACCCAGTTtatgataaaaactgaaatgttttatgaTTACATCAATGCTGACATCTTTTATGTTCACACCAGGATAATTTTCATATgtagagaataataaaatgtaaaatacactGCCACAGTATGAGGAGAAGCATGGGCATATCTGAACAGTACCTGAGGCTGAAATTAAGTCGACATACCTATAACAGACAGTGGGATTTAGTGTCTTTGATGAACAGATTTTGTTTCAAAATCCCTACACTTTAATGGGTGAATAACCACTCAGGTTAATCTCCAAGGCAAAATAGaacaacacattatttatatttacaaaattgccaaaaaaaattgtcaaatgcTCCAACTCTGCTCAAAAAAGTTTTAGCAATTGATTCTTTCATTCTTAAACGAACTGCAAGATATAAAGACACTGTGCATAACAAACAAATCATACATGATGACAGGGCCACACCTTCCTGCTCCAAAAGCACTGTGATATATTTCTGCATGTTGATGGATCCAAAGCGACTGACCCTGTGAatgttcacttcctgttctcacTGAACTCCTACATTACGGCTACATGTGGTGTCAGAAGATAATGACCGCAGCTGCAACAACACTGTCGTCAACATTTGAAATTAGTTGAGTTATGTCAACTGCCAACACAATCACATCTGATCTAATTTTAGATCAGGttactttatttctttctgctctcaccCCCACAGCCGTGCACTGGAGCTCTCCTTAGCTCTGGTGTCAGCCTCCAACATCCGCTCTATGATGAAGGAGCTGCTACTCTTCCTTTCCTCATGCCCCCTGGAGCTCAGGGCCCAAGCTGCCAGCGGCAtattcaatgcagctgaaaggTGAGTGAAACACTGCAAAAGCATTCACATGCAAATATAGACACATCACACAGACATTCTTCTACATATGGCTGTGTGGAATATGCTGTGTTGATTCAAGCTGGTAGATCAcaaaaatgtgatgtgaaaacCTGTCTGGTTGGACACTGTATATGGCCTGACATTACTGTTAAGACTTAATGTGTGATGGTGCTCCACTGCGGTATTTAGACATTCAGAGGTGTGACATGCAGCACAACAGTGTCAATGTTTGAGGTCTACACAGATGCCAATCCAGATCTGCGACTTGTTGTGCAGCCTGCTTAAAGGTTTAACAGCAATTCATGGGCTCATTCATATGTTTGATCCAGTGCAGAAAGGCAGATTAACTGCAGAAGATTCCCACCTCGAACAAGCTATGTTTATAAAAAAAGACTAGTCATATTTCTGTCTCATTAGCTGCCACTGTGATGGTGGATAGCATTCAATACTGCATATCTCTTAACAACTTGatgcacttcctgttttagaGTCACCCTTTAGCACCAATGagttagctgtgtgtgtgtctctgtctctgtcaggtATGCACCCTCCCAGCGCTGGCACATTGACACCATCCTGCATGTCCTTACCACGGTAAATACAAACTGAGCTGCTCACCCTGCTGCTTCTGACATTGCTTTCACAGTCTCATCCATCTTGCATTGTCATCCACTTTAGACTCCATGAATAGGGTTAGGTGAATAAGGTCAGGACAGGAAGTATATCAATCAGCCTTAACATTTTGACCACCTGCCTAATATTATGCAGGTCACCCTTTTGCCACCAAAGCAGCCCTGACCATCAAGGCCTGGCCTCGTCTAGacctctgaaggtgagctgtggtatctgCCCCCAGGACATTAACAGCAGCTCTGTTAACTTAGATGGGGCCTTTGTGGATCAGAACACTTTACAAAAAGATAATCAGTGATTGACTTCAGTGGTCATAATGCTATGTCTGATTGGAGTAAATGCACTTGAGGACTAAAGAGGATTGCATATGTTCACATTTGACTAGAAACAGTGTGGTGGATTAACTTTGTGCCCCTCTGTATAAACTTTCATAAATGGATCCCAATGACACGAAAAGGCTTTTTATCCTGTTCTAATGGCTCACATTTTGCACTATGTTTAGatcctttcttttcattttgtcctgcaTCGAGGTAAGAGAGTAGGTGACACCCACATGACTGCTGTAAATGTAATGCTCACACTAATCCTTTGCTTTCCAGGATGATGGAGGGTAGAGAGAGTAGAGGGAGTGCATAgacagagggtttttttttttatgtttgattgGAGAGCATCCACAATTCCACCATATTATTCCATAGAGTGACAATAAAGGCATCTTATCTCATGTTAATCCATTTGCTTTAGTATCTGTAATAATGTATATGAACTGTGATGAACACATCCCCCAAGTGAAGTCATCATGTCTGGGAGCAAATTTAGGGCGACCCAGATACTTCGACCAGCTGCCCAGCTGATGCGTGTAACTGTGATTCCTACTCTTACAGGCAGGGGGAGACGTGAGAGATGAAACTGTGCCCAACTTGATCCAGCTCATCACCAACACCTCTGAGCTGCACTGCTACACTGTCCACAAACTCTACCGGGCTCTTCTCACTGACATCTCCCAGGTGTGTGTCCCTGTCTGTGGGTCGCTCtgaaataattacataaaaTGTGGCATTCATCATGTAAGTTgtaattaaaatactttttttgttcTCACTATCTAattacaaagaaatattttagtaTAGttgatcaaatcagatttacttGTATCTTCACAGAATAAACTAAGCTGCTGAAAACTATATACAACTACAAATACAATTTTGCTTGcaagcaaaataaacaaaccacagGAAATGTAACTGTGTCTTGGCTTGTTGTTCATGAGCTGAACCAGATAAAACGTATTGGCGTATTGAAAACTCATTCATAGGATGAATTATGTAAATatcaaaaaaaatgttcagacatttttatttcagacaaaaaGTCAGTCTCTGTGCAGAACCAGATGGAACTAGTTTAGTTCCATGGTCGTGAAAATAGCGAGGCTTTCAGTTTGAAATTGGCTGATGCAACCAAGTTTATTTTTGGAACCAAGTCAGATGAGCAGCCATGTATTCATCTGCAGTGTGTTGCAGTTCCCATCTTTCACCGCATTAAGGCCCAATGAAATCAGACAAAAGGGACTCTAAACATATCGAACTACTACTGGCCAATAAGTCCGTCTACAATGAATGTGATCAGTTCTATTATGTTTCTATATAACAGTACTACAATGACTGTAGACTGTAATGTGTCATCTGCTCTGTGGGTATGTTCAGCAATCCCTGGTGCAGGTTGCTTGCTGGTGTATAGGAGAGTATGGAGACCTGCTGCTGAGAGGAGAGTGCCAGGAAACCGAGCCTGTGCAGGTACAGCCACCACAGCAAATtctgatttatattttcatagaAATGATTACTCTTTCATAATCTATTGCCAGATGGTGATAGCTTGAGATATTTGTAGCTCTAAATATCTTGTGTCCACTGCTCTAGGTTTTCACCTGGCACTAAGACAGGTCTGCTTTTAGAAATACAGAATCTGGAGAGTGCAAAAAAGTGGTGTCCATTATGGCGAAGCAAAGGAGCACATTATTATACAGAAACTCACATTTAAGTTTCAGTTGTCAACAATTAGTAATTTAGTCATGTTGAATTGCATTCTTTCATTTAAAGATCTTagcgtgtgtgcgtttgtgcaaCACATGCACAATATACTCCCCATCTCTAATACACTTATATGTGTAAACCAGAAGAGAAGCACAATCTGTCCAGCCTGTGCTCCCTGAGGTTGGTCCAAACTGCACATATGTTGTGGTCTTGTGTTCTTCAGTCAAGCTTCTCATAGCAGCTAAATAGCAGATTGGAACTGATAAGAGAATAATTGTATAACCCTGAAAACTGGTGGTCTGCATCTCTGTGTAATGAATGTCTGCATGTGTTGACACATCTCTTGATCAGGTGACTGAGGACAACATCCTGGACGCTTTAGAAGTAGTTCTACAGTCACACATGTCGTCGCCAGCAACCAGAGGCTTTGCTCTCACTGCCACCATGAAACTGAGCACACGTATTACGGATAATGTCGAGTAAGAAACTGTCACTTATAGCACACAGCTTAAAGCCCCATTGGCCTGACACCACCATttaagataattaaaaaaaaaaaaaaacaggtctaCCCTGGTCACAGGGTTTTGTTGGTCAAACGCAGTGCATGAAAGGTTACTTTATCACATGTTGAGATAAACAGTGGCCATATTGGAAGAGCAAATGTATGTATGAATTACGTATGGTAATGAACTTTGTGCTTTACGTTCAAATGCATGACAAATGACCAGGCACTGTCTTCAGTCAAAGTTTTTAGAAAGGGGACACTTTCCTAACTCTGTTGCTGCCTTTTTGTTGTTCCACCTTTTGTAGCCGGATCAGAAGCATTGTCAGCATCTACGGCAGCTGTATAGATGTGGAgctccagcagagggcagttGAATACAATGCCCTGTTCAAGAAATATGACCACATGAGGTATGCAACTGCTCGAGGCCTTTAAATacaacatgttggtttttttcccATGGAAAATCTGGAGCAGAATAATGTTGCACCCTTACATGTTGTGGTTCCAGCTGTTGATACCAGTAACAGTACAAACAAACTTCTTTCTAGCCAATAAAAAGATAATGCCTCTTCGCAGGGCAGCAGTGCTGGAGAGGATGCCTGTGATTGAAAAGAACTCCCCGGGTCATACCAATGGAGAGTCAGCTGGCGAAGCCCTGAAGGAGGTCCAGCCCGCCAAAGTCAAACAGGGAGACTCTCTGCTGCCACAGCAACCAGCTAACCAGGTAACTAATGATGAGTGAAGATATATTGATATTATATAACAGTAACTTTTTAAAGATTTGGCTGGTAAGTCTGACTTTGTTGATCACTTTCCAACTATAGTCAGGTCAGGCTTTATCTTATATCTCCATGTTGCCATGTCAGTGCAGGGGAATATTCTGACAACACCCAatagctttttttgttgttgttattgttgtatctttAATTCGATCATAACAATGCTACAGTAGGTGGTATGAAAAAAGGAGGCGTATGGGAATACTTGTTTTGGTTGAAAGCTTGCACATAGTGAATCACTTGCATTAAAATGGTGGTGTCCCTGCAATTTAAAAAACCACAGTTACTATTATACAGTAGTAACTGTGATTGTATGATACAAAATGTTGTCAAAACTTGCCATCTTTAGCACGTAGGTTGCGATCTGGTATCTTGGAGGGTGTTTTTCTCTATCTAGCGCAGAGGTTTTGAGAACAGGATCTGGTAGATAGTGGAAGAGGAGAATGGTCAATGGCAGGTTTAAAATTGTAGCCACCATCCAGGTCAAGCTCTCAGCTGCCTTGGCTCTGAAATCTCTGCTTGCTGTTAAATGTGAAGGCAAAATACTGAGCTGAGAGTTTAATGTAATGTACCAACATCAGTCTGgcttaattttaaatgttttatgtcacTGGACCTTGTGTTATGAATGGTCCATAATAATAAcagttttctcctcttctctgggACGTGCTGTGGACTTTCAATATCTGTTTAGCAATActaatcattatttaaaaagcagtgcagtgttttaaacatttagctCACATGAATCTCCATTAATGCAAAGCTAGGTGGCGTAGCACTATTTTACAGGTGGTTTCCTTGAGCAAATGCATAACTAAGGGGGCAGGACTGCAGGACAGATTTTACTCAGTTAATCTTTTATGATAGCATTTGAATGTGATTGTTGAAACATTACAGCCGCAGTAAACCACTTTTTTTACTTACCATCCATAGTCCCATCTTATTCTATAAAAATTCTGTTGGTTTGAGGCTCAGATAtccctttctgtctttgctCATCATCAGGTGTGTGATCTCCTGGACCTGCTAGGCAGCTCAGATGAGCATCTGCAACTCAGGCCAGCACAAGGCAGCACTGCACCCAGTCTGCCCAGCAACACAGCCAGCACTGCAGGAGGAGACCTTCTGGATCTGCTTGGAGGGTTTGAGCCAACACCCCCTGCACCTGCACCCCAAGGTCTgacgtccacacacacacacacacacacacacacacaaatatcaatGATAAAGTGCAtctttttacagtgttgttttttttgtttttgtttttgtttttttttttctacagttcCCACACTGACTGTGTATGACAAAGGTGGTGTGACTTTGACACTAAGTTGTGAGAAACAGTCAAACTCAGGCCTGATAGTTACACTCACAGCCTCCAACTCCACTGACTCAGATATCAGCGGCTTCACCCTACAGGCTGCAGTGCCCAAGGTTTGTTGCAGTAGCTCTTATTAAACATACATCACTGTGGACAAGTCATTATTTCTATTAAAGTCTGCATGGCCAGATATATTTAATTGGGCCAGTTCTGTGCGTCATTATTCTCAAAGATATTATTGTAGTATGATAATGTTACTCAGTGTCAGTCAAACTGCTAcgaaaaaatgtgtttatggtGTTGATAGAAAGGTGTAAGAACATACagagcatcacagtttgttgtatAGCTGCAGAGCAGTTAGGGTGCCCATTTTGACCCAGCTCAACCTTGatgggtcagggctgtttttaAGGCAAAACTGGAGCTGAAAACTATTAAGCAGGTGGTCACAATAGTAGAGCCAGTGAGTgcatatttaatcatttttctgGCAATTGGAGAATTTTCTGAAGTAGTGTTTAGgattaattaaacaattcaagtTTGCCGGAGAAGGTAGACCAAAGCTCTGCCACTCTTTCAGTACAGGGTCGGTCACGTTCTCAGAGGTAGAGCCAAAAGCAACATGAATGTGTTCAGTGCTATAAACTTCAAAGTTTCATTTGATCTCCCTTCAGAGTGTCCAGTTACACATGAAGGCCCCCAGTGGTGACTTCCTCCCAGCTCGAGGCGCAGCTAAGGTGACCCAGATGGTGGTCCTCAACAACCCAAACAAGGTGGGTCTGCAGTGGCTGTGGCTACAGACACAAAGCTAAGGCTATCATGCAAGTCAGTAACAGGCCCTTTGGTTAGTCAGGTTtggcgttgttgttgttgtttttttataaacaacatcaacaaaggAAATTAGGCCTAACAAGTATGGCAATTTTAATACACTGGAATTATTCTTTACACACATTTGTAgtaatcaattttatttatatatatatatatatatccgcAATTATAAAGTGATTCCTTTTGTCAACCACAGATGTTCTttttaagcccccccccccaaattctTCCTCTTTAGGTGAATCTGAAGATGAGGATCCGCATATCTCACGGCACCCAGGGATCAGCCTTTCAGGATACAGTACAGATTGATTCCTTCCCAGGACTCAGTGTTCCTGGACAATGACAGCAGTTGTCAATCCAAATGGACTCTAACAATCTGTGGATGAGTCAGCAGGTGTCACCCTCACTGACAGTCTGCTGTAAAAACCCTTTATAATACAGttcaagctgctgctgttgttcaaATACctgatttttattgttgttttatggcCGAAAAACACAAGCAAGTTCTTTCACAGGAAATGACAGCCTCATGTATGGAGTCGCCCCTGCCCCCCGGACTCAAGTATAAAATTGATTGATGACTGGAATATGGAGGTATAATGTGAAAAGACAATTCTCCATACAAATGTCCAGGAAGCAACATCCAGGGCTTTTACTACCGGTTATTCCAGTTGATTGCATTCAGTGTTTTACTTTTAGTCATCATTTACTGTTGCCAGGCTTCAGTCAGACAGGATAGGCTGGTAGATCACAACACTCCAGGTACTCTGCAAGACAAATGCCCACTTCACCTCAAGTTCAAAAACAGCTAAACACTAAATAATGagcacacaaaaa
It contains:
- the ap1g2 gene encoding AP-1 complex subunit gamma-like 2 codes for the protein MSPSVPLQEMIRAIRSARTQCEERGVIQRECAAIRAQFRQVDNGARSHNLAKLLYVHMLGYPAHFGQMECVRMIASPRYSEKRVGYLGAMMLLDEKQDASLLITNSIKNDLSHSNQYIQSLALCTLACMGSAEMCRDLAPEIDRLLRASNSYIKKKAALCAVHIVRKVQDLGELFVPAARSLLTEKNHGVLHGAVVLITELCENNPETLERFRKTVPDLVQIMKSLVISGYSPEHDVAGISDPFLQVRILRLLRILGRNNEAASEAMNDLLAQVATNTDSTKTVGNAVLYETVLTVLDIKSESGLRVLAVNILGRFLLNNDRNIRYIAMTSLQKIVGTDHIAVQRHRGTIVDCLKDQDASVKRRALELSLALVSASNIRSMMKELLLFLSSCPLELRAQAASGIFNAAERYAPSQRWHIDTILHVLTTAGGDVRDETVPNLIQLITNTSELHCYTVHKLYRALLTDISQQSLVQVACWCIGEYGDLLLRGECQETEPVQVTEDNILDALEVVLQSHMSSPATRGFALTATMKLSTRITDNVDRIRSIVSIYGSCIDVELQQRAVEYNALFKKYDHMRAAVLERMPVIEKNSPGHTNGESAGEALKEVQPAKVKQGDSLLPQQPANQVCDLLDLLGSSDEHLQLRPAQGSTAPSLPSNTASTAGGDLLDLLGGFEPTPPAPAPQVPTLTVYDKGGVTLTLSCEKQSNSGLIVTLTASNSTDSDISGFTLQAAVPKSVQLHMKAPSGDFLPARGAAKVTQMVVLNNPNKVNLKMRIRISHGTQGSAFQDTVQIDSFPGLSVPGQ